One window of the Acidobacteriota bacterium genome contains the following:
- a CDS encoding HU family DNA-binding protein, translating into MAGKAEIIERVVGDVEGMTKKQAGDAFDVIFGAITDQLSDGERVSIHAFGSFSVAERAERQGRNPATGATITIPASKNVKFKPAKDLKASVND; encoded by the coding sequence ATGGCTGGTAAAGCTGAAATTATCGAGAGGGTTGTGGGCGATGTCGAGGGTATGACCAAGAAGCAGGCGGGCGACGCCTTCGATGTGATCTTCGGTGCCATCACCGACCAGCTCTCCGACGGCGAGCGGGTTTCGATCCACGCCTTCGGGAGCTTCTCCGTTGCCGAGCGCGCGGAGCGCCAGGGCCGCAACCCGGCGACCGGCGCCACCATCACCATTCCGGCTTCGAAGAACGTCAAGTTCAAGCCGGCGAAGGACCTGAAAGCTTCCGTCAACGACTGA
- a CDS encoding transcription antitermination factor NusB, whose product MSKRRLPPTLPARGRSRRQTPRRRSEDNVRVAAGWVLDRTLDSLAPVDSFLTTALERFDDRDQALLCQLVLGSLRWLRRIDAAVAAASHRSFADIEPVLHAPLRIAAYQILFLDRIPAHAAVNEAVDQARHLTHRGGASFVNAVLRRLARDPELDAWPVEEADPVRRLAIELSHPEFLVRRWYERFGAAATRRLLAANNRPKPLQLVAFCDRGGRELLAESLLDEGLEVEPTSLSPLGLTVLRGDPLVSEAFRRGDFYVQDEGSQVAALIPPPEPGERILDAAAAPGGKSFALLAQEPSVELFLADRSLPRTVLLAHNLERLGRRLPVTLADAARSPFGSDFDRVVLDLPCSGTGTLRKHPELKWRVSEEEVGRLSEQAFGMLRGVADRVRRKGLLVAITCSLEAEENERVVERFLNHRRDFQRLDLESEMPDLLGGEISEEGTWRLLPAGDHDGFSVTVLRRSSVSGG is encoded by the coding sequence ATGAGTAAACGACGGCTTCCCCCGACGCTGCCGGCCCGCGGCCGGAGCCGCCGGCAGACTCCCCGTCGCCGGTCCGAGGACAACGTGCGGGTGGCTGCCGGCTGGGTGCTGGATCGCACCCTCGATTCCCTCGCTCCGGTGGACTCCTTTCTCACCACCGCCCTCGAGCGATTCGACGATCGCGACCAGGCGCTGCTCTGTCAGCTAGTGCTCGGCAGCCTGCGTTGGCTGCGCCGGATCGATGCCGCGGTCGCCGCCGCCAGCCATCGCTCCTTCGCCGACATCGAGCCGGTTCTCCATGCCCCGCTGCGCATCGCGGCTTACCAGATTCTTTTTCTCGACCGCATCCCGGCCCACGCGGCGGTCAACGAGGCGGTCGACCAGGCCCGCCACCTCACCCATCGCGGCGGTGCAAGCTTCGTCAATGCGGTGTTGCGGCGCCTGGCTCGGGATCCGGAGCTCGACGCCTGGCCGGTCGAGGAGGCCGATCCGGTGCGCCGGCTGGCGATCGAGCTCAGCCATCCGGAGTTCCTGGTGCGACGCTGGTACGAGCGCTTCGGGGCCGCCGCCACCCGCCGTCTGCTGGCAGCGAACAATCGACCGAAACCCCTGCAGCTCGTGGCCTTTTGCGATCGTGGAGGCCGTGAGCTGCTGGCCGAGTCCCTGCTCGACGAGGGCCTCGAGGTGGAGCCGACTTCGCTTTCGCCCCTCGGATTGACCGTGCTGCGAGGAGATCCTCTGGTTTCCGAGGCCTTTCGGCGCGGCGACTTCTACGTCCAGGACGAGGGCAGCCAGGTGGCCGCCCTGATTCCGCCGCCAGAGCCCGGAGAGCGCATTCTCGATGCCGCCGCGGCGCCTGGAGGCAAGAGCTTCGCCCTGCTCGCCCAGGAGCCCAGCGTCGAGCTCTTCCTGGCCGATCGCTCGCTGCCCCGCACCGTCCTCCTGGCGCACAACCTCGAGCGCCTGGGGCGGCGTTTGCCGGTGACCTTGGCGGATGCCGCCCGGTCTCCCTTCGGCAGTGACTTCGATCGCGTCGTCCTCGACTTGCCCTGCAGCGGAACCGGCACCCTGCGCAAGCACCCGGAGCTCAAGTGGCGAGTTTCCGAAGAGGAGGTCGGGCGTCTTTCGGAGCAAGCCTTCGGCATGCTTCGGGGAGTCGCCGATCGGGTGCGACGGAAGGGTCTGCTGGTCGCCATCACCTGCTCCCTCGAGGCCGAGGAGAACGAGCGGGTGGTCGAGCGTTTTCTCAATCATCGCCGTGACTTCCAGCGCCTCGACCTGGAGTCGGAGATGCCCGATCTACTGGGTGGCGAGATTTCCGAGGAGGGCACCTGGCGGCTTCTCCCGGCGGGCGATCACGATGGTTTCTCGGTCACCGTTCTACGCCGGTCGTCGGTCTCCGGAGGCTGA
- the fmt gene encoding methionyl-tRNA formyltransferase, with protein sequence MPAIKKIVFFGTPDFAVPTLDALEEAGRTPAVIVSQPARPAGRGQDAAEPPVAEWARERKVPLLQPESVKDEAFLEEMTKLAPDVAVVVAFGQIFPPELLAIPKQGCINLHASLLPKYRGASPVQGSLLEGDKKTGVTTMLMDEGLDTGPILLQEETLIRSYETTERLSGRLAKLGGGVMVETLAQREKNKIKPRKQRDESASYSPQITKRDGKINWALTADEIYNRLRAYTPWPGLSGHFRGRPLKIVWGVPMTWEEAPFGVSGTYLGLRQGRLAILCGNGTIFGIEDVQRPGKKEIRGSDFCNGERVRVGERFA encoded by the coding sequence ATGCCTGCGATCAAGAAGATTGTATTTTTCGGTACCCCCGACTTCGCCGTTCCAACCCTCGACGCTCTGGAAGAAGCGGGCCGCACGCCGGCCGTGATCGTCTCCCAACCGGCGCGCCCGGCGGGCCGCGGCCAAGACGCCGCGGAGCCTCCCGTGGCGGAGTGGGCGCGGGAGCGCAAGGTGCCCTTGCTGCAGCCCGAAAGCGTCAAGGACGAGGCGTTTCTCGAGGAGATGACGAAGTTGGCTCCGGACGTCGCGGTGGTGGTGGCCTTCGGTCAGATCTTTCCGCCGGAGCTGCTCGCCATTCCCAAGCAGGGCTGCATCAACCTGCACGCCTCCCTGCTGCCGAAGTATCGCGGTGCCTCACCGGTCCAGGGCAGCCTGCTCGAGGGCGACAAGAAGACCGGTGTCACCACGATGCTGATGGACGAGGGCCTCGATACGGGTCCCATCCTGCTCCAGGAAGAGACCCTGATTCGCTCCTACGAGACCACCGAGCGCCTCTCCGGGCGCCTCGCCAAGCTCGGCGGCGGGGTGATGGTGGAAACTCTGGCACAGCGTGAGAAGAACAAGATCAAGCCGCGCAAGCAGCGCGACGAGTCGGCCTCCTACTCGCCGCAGATCACCAAGCGCGATGGCAAGATCAACTGGGCTCTGACCGCCGACGAGATCTACAACCGACTGCGCGCCTACACTCCCTGGCCCGGCCTTTCGGGACACTTCCGGGGGCGCCCTCTGAAGATCGTCTGGGGTGTGCCGATGACCTGGGAAGAGGCTCCGTTCGGGGTCAGCGGGACGTACCTCGGGCTGCGCCAGGGACGCCTCGCCATCCTGTGCGGCAACGGCACCATCTTCGGCATCGAGGACGTGCAGCGGCCGGGCAAGAAAGAGATTCGCGGTTCCGACTTCTGCAATGGCGAGCGGGTGCGTGTGGGCGAGCGTTTCGCCTGA
- a CDS encoding DNA translocase FtsK: MAVAAPEAGKKARPRPRLAPEKWNELSGLLLLTLSLLLVLSFVTYHPTDPSLLHRPAGEVSAVANLIGPVGAEIAAVTFGLFGLTAFGLPLALGLIGWRRLRSRGLERTFGRGLGLVVVLLAAPGFFQIVIGRLPWRAGAVEAGGAFGQLLSGFLVGRLNVAGALLVLVATLVIGFTLVVQSTLGELLERLALRLRAAGERFALARERRRERKAKDKSRERVVAKHLERAVEKRRRRGIPETADAADDVAPAPKVDLPLRVQEKSGAGGFSVRRVSGAPPVVAADPIEELPVEPKAKKARRKRSAGQLELVPTPNATASGLPPINLLQLQEDKASYDENELIRRGETIRERFAEFGVQGTIEGISPGPVITIFEFQPAPGVKVSQIVNLQDDLALALKADSVRIDRIPGRSVLGIEVPNDNRSIIRLGKMLSDKSFQKAKSKLTLALGRDIHGEPYFADLATMPHLLVAGATGAGKSVGLQSMITSILYKARKDEVKFIFIDPKRIELGVYADIPHLAAEVVVDMKKAAIALQRMVKEMEDRYRLLAEVHVRSIAYYNRAIRDPEVKKRLALNEEEGEVKVDDLKPLPYYVVIIDELADLMMVSSSEVETAIARLAQMARAVGIHLIVATQRPSVDVLTGTIKANFPCRISYATATRHDSRTILDRVGAEQLLGKGDMLFMPPGTSRIVRLHGAYCSEQETAGLVRWLKKTQGKPDYDPTLLEPLEKAGGSGDGGDADDELYEEAARLVVAEGMGSASFLQRRMRVGFSRASRLIDMMERDGILGPPQGSKPREVLVKADYFEEIDRAQDGV; the protein is encoded by the coding sequence ATGGCGGTAGCGGCGCCGGAGGCGGGGAAGAAAGCCCGGCCACGGCCGCGACTGGCGCCGGAGAAGTGGAACGAGCTCTCCGGACTGCTGCTGCTCACCCTCTCGCTGCTGCTGGTGCTCAGCTTCGTCACCTACCACCCGACGGATCCGAGCCTGCTGCACCGGCCGGCGGGTGAGGTGTCGGCGGTGGCGAACCTGATCGGTCCCGTCGGGGCGGAGATCGCGGCGGTGACCTTCGGGCTCTTCGGACTGACCGCCTTCGGCTTGCCCTTGGCCCTTGGCCTGATCGGCTGGCGGCGCCTGCGCAGCCGCGGCCTCGAGCGCACCTTCGGTCGCGGTCTGGGCCTGGTGGTGGTGCTACTGGCAGCCCCCGGGTTCTTTCAGATCGTGATCGGTCGCTTGCCCTGGCGGGCTGGCGCGGTCGAAGCGGGCGGCGCCTTTGGACAGCTCCTGTCGGGATTCCTGGTGGGGCGGCTGAACGTCGCTGGCGCGCTGCTGGTGCTGGTCGCCACTCTGGTGATCGGCTTCACCCTGGTGGTGCAGTCGACGCTGGGCGAGCTGCTCGAACGCCTCGCCCTGCGGCTGCGGGCCGCCGGTGAGCGTTTCGCCCTGGCCCGTGAGCGCCGTCGCGAGCGCAAGGCGAAGGATAAATCGCGCGAGCGGGTGGTCGCCAAGCACCTCGAAAGGGCGGTGGAGAAGCGTCGTCGGCGGGGGATCCCGGAGACGGCCGACGCGGCCGACGACGTGGCGCCGGCACCGAAGGTCGACTTGCCGCTGCGGGTGCAGGAGAAGAGCGGCGCCGGGGGCTTCTCGGTGCGGCGGGTCTCCGGCGCTCCGCCGGTGGTGGCGGCGGACCCGATCGAAGAGCTGCCCGTCGAGCCCAAGGCGAAGAAGGCGCGCCGCAAGCGCAGCGCCGGCCAGCTCGAGCTGGTTCCGACCCCCAACGCGACCGCATCCGGCCTGCCGCCCATCAACCTGCTTCAGCTCCAGGAGGACAAGGCGTCCTACGACGAGAACGAGCTCATCCGGCGGGGCGAGACGATTCGCGAGCGCTTCGCCGAGTTCGGCGTTCAGGGAACCATCGAGGGCATCAGTCCGGGGCCGGTGATCACGATCTTCGAGTTCCAGCCGGCACCGGGCGTCAAGGTCTCCCAGATCGTCAACCTGCAGGACGACCTGGCCTTGGCCCTCAAGGCCGATTCGGTGCGCATCGACCGGATCCCCGGTCGCTCGGTGCTCGGCATCGAGGTGCCGAACGACAACCGCTCGATCATTCGCCTCGGCAAGATGCTGTCCGACAAGTCCTTCCAGAAGGCCAAGTCGAAGCTCACCCTGGCCCTCGGGCGGGACATCCACGGCGAGCCCTATTTCGCCGATCTCGCCACCATGCCGCACCTGCTGGTGGCGGGCGCCACCGGCGCCGGCAAGAGCGTCGGCCTGCAGAGCATGATCACCTCGATCCTCTACAAGGCGCGCAAGGACGAGGTGAAGTTCATCTTCATCGATCCCAAGCGCATCGAGCTAGGGGTCTATGCAGACATCCCCCATCTCGCCGCCGAGGTGGTGGTGGACATGAAGAAGGCGGCCATCGCCCTGCAGCGCATGGTCAAGGAGATGGAGGACCGCTATCGCCTCCTCGCGGAGGTGCACGTGCGCTCCATCGCCTACTACAACCGCGCGATTCGCGATCCGGAGGTCAAGAAGCGCCTCGCCCTCAACGAGGAAGAGGGAGAGGTGAAGGTCGACGACCTCAAGCCGCTGCCCTACTACGTGGTGATCATCGACGAGCTCGCCGACCTGATGATGGTGTCGTCATCGGAGGTCGAGACCGCCATCGCCCGCTTGGCCCAGATGGCGCGGGCCGTCGGTATCCACCTGATCGTGGCCACTCAGCGGCCTTCGGTGGATGTTCTGACGGGCACCATCAAGGCCAACTTCCCCTGCCGCATCTCCTACGCCACCGCGACGCGCCACGACTCGCGCACCATTCTCGACCGCGTCGGAGCGGAGCAACTCCTCGGCAAGGGCGACATGCTGTTCATGCCGCCGGGAACGTCCCGCATCGTGCGCCTCCACGGCGCCTACTGCAGTGAGCAGGAGACCGCCGGCCTGGTGCGCTGGCTGAAGAAGACCCAGGGCAAGCCGGACTACGATCCCACCCTGCTCGAGCCCCTCGAGAAGGCCGGTGGCTCCGGCGACGGTGGCGATGCCGACGACGAGCTCTATGAAGAAGCGGCGCGTTTGGTGGTTGCCGAAGGCATGGGCTCGGCGAGCTTCCTGCAGCGCCGCATGCGGGTCGGCTTCTCGCGCGCCTCGCGCCTCATCGACATGATGGAGCGCGACGGCATCCTCGGTCCGCCGCAGGGCTCGAAGCCGCGCGAGGTGCTGGTCAAGGCGGACTACTTCGAAGAGATCGACCGCGCCCAAGACGGAGTCTGA
- the rsmA gene encoding 16S rRNA (adenine(1518)-N(6)/adenine(1519)-N(6))-dimethyltransferase RsmA — protein sequence MDSPRLDKGLGQHHLRDGSICRPLLRFLAPGGLPMVEIGAGGGVLTEELLEAGSGTLTAWEIDLSWVGTLAARFRAARWPAGRLRLVGGDALAIDWRRQAMRPTVVAGNLPYNVATAIIERLVRNPGQIQRAAFLIQKEVAERMTSAPGSRDYGGLSLLVQAHARVRRLGRVPPGAFRPPPKVDSAFVGLEPVAPPLSAVEMKSFLTLVRLAFGQRRKTLVNALAAGPGKAAARQALEAIGLPPRCRAEELALEDFLALHRALAGG from the coding sequence GTGGACTCACCGCGACTCGACAAGGGCCTCGGACAGCATCACCTGAGGGACGGGTCGATCTGTCGTCCCCTGCTGCGCTTTCTGGCCCCTGGAGGGCTGCCGATGGTGGAGATCGGTGCCGGCGGTGGGGTGCTCACGGAGGAGCTGCTCGAGGCCGGATCCGGGACCCTGACGGCTTGGGAGATCGACCTTTCCTGGGTCGGGACCCTGGCCGCCCGTTTCCGTGCTGCCCGCTGGCCGGCCGGTCGTCTACGGCTGGTCGGTGGCGATGCCCTGGCGATCGACTGGCGACGGCAGGCCATGCGACCCACGGTGGTGGCTGGCAACCTTCCCTACAACGTCGCGACGGCGATCATCGAGCGATTGGTGCGCAACCCGGGGCAGATCCAGCGCGCTGCCTTTCTGATCCAGAAGGAGGTTGCCGAGCGCATGACGTCGGCTCCCGGGTCCCGCGACTACGGCGGTCTCAGCCTGTTGGTCCAGGCCCATGCCAGGGTTCGCCGGCTCGGGCGGGTTCCGCCGGGGGCTTTTCGTCCCCCGCCGAAAGTCGACAGTGCCTTCGTCGGGCTCGAGCCGGTGGCGCCGCCCCTGTCGGCGGTCGAGATGAAGTCCTTCCTGACCCTGGTTCGGCTGGCCTTCGGCCAGCGGCGCAAGACCCTGGTCAATGCCCTCGCGGCGGGTCCTGGCAAGGCGGCCGCCCGCCAGGCCCTCGAGGCTATCGGACTGCCTCCTCGGTGTCGTGCCGAAGAGCTTGCTCTGGAGGACTTCCTGGCGCTCCATCGCGCCTTGGCCGGAGGCTGA
- a CDS encoding sensor domain-containing diguanylate cyclase, with protein sequence MAKTTPKDGIATDLRERRERPEREFHCLDPESLERFLERRRAPSTFPLELSLAGNLVEILRKAEEFVPSAAGSILLDNPAEKHDERERNTLTFIAAFGERATGLVGRTIDADRGIAGYAYRTGIARRARDAHEDQLFFPGVDESTHYTTRSLVAIPIRIEQEVCGVLELINRRQAEEFSEHDLNLLEIFADYISVSIQNVLDGRQAQEIAKRDNLTGLYNDRYLHIALSDRIKRCRDQDQDLSVLFFDLDFFKRINDNHGHLAGSQVLREIGELLQGILTAPDAIPARYGGDEFVLVVPRMDIEAAIELAEDIRTGILATVFCSTAGEIQPSPLNLTGITCSVGVATLHRHTSDGTSIDTCRSTLLRLADSAMYVAKETGRNRTAIAGAPVRRRRLDE encoded by the coding sequence GTGGCCAAAACCACACCCAAGGACGGCATCGCGACAGACCTGCGCGAGCGCCGTGAAAGGCCCGAGAGGGAGTTTCACTGCCTCGATCCGGAAAGCCTCGAGCGTTTCCTCGAGCGCCGCCGTGCGCCCTCGACCTTTCCCCTCGAGCTCAGCCTGGCGGGCAATCTGGTGGAGATCTTGCGCAAGGCGGAAGAGTTCGTGCCATCCGCCGCCGGCTCCATCCTGCTCGACAATCCGGCAGAAAAGCACGATGAACGGGAGCGCAACACGCTGACCTTCATCGCCGCCTTCGGCGAACGGGCCACCGGCCTGGTCGGGCGCACCATCGATGCCGACCGCGGCATCGCCGGCTACGCCTATCGCACCGGGATCGCCCGCCGCGCCCGCGACGCCCACGAAGATCAGCTCTTCTTCCCCGGCGTCGACGAGAGCACCCACTACACCACCCGCTCCCTGGTCGCCATCCCGATTCGGATCGAGCAGGAGGTTTGCGGGGTGCTCGAGCTGATCAACCGCCGCCAGGCGGAGGAGTTCAGCGAGCACGACCTCAACCTGCTCGAGATCTTCGCCGACTACATCTCGGTGTCGATCCAGAACGTCCTCGACGGTCGACAGGCCCAGGAGATCGCCAAGCGCGACAATCTGACCGGCCTCTACAACGATCGCTACCTGCATATCGCCCTGTCGGACCGCATCAAGCGCTGCCGCGATCAAGACCAGGATCTCTCGGTGCTGTTCTTCGACCTCGATTTCTTCAAGCGCATCAACGACAACCACGGTCATCTCGCCGGCAGCCAGGTCCTGCGGGAGATCGGCGAGTTGTTGCAGGGCATCCTGACCGCGCCCGACGCCATCCCGGCGCGCTATGGCGGCGACGAGTTCGTACTGGTGGTGCCGAGGATGGACATCGAGGCCGCCATCGAGCTCGCCGAAGACATCCGGACCGGCATCCTCGCCACCGTGTTCTGCTCGACCGCCGGCGAGATCCAGCCCTCGCCTTTGAACTTGACCGGCATCACCTGCTCCGTCGGTGTCGCCACCCTGCACCGGCACACCAGCGATGGCACCTCCATCGACACCTGCCGCAGCACCCTCCTCCGCCTCGCCGATTCGGCGATGTACGTCGCCAAGGAGACCGGTCGCAACCGCACCGCGATCGCCGGTGCTCCAGTGCGACGCCGTCGCCTCGACGAGTGA